The Nitrospira sp. genome contains a region encoding:
- the purE gene encoding 5-(carboxyamino)imidazole ribonucleotide mutase, with protein MTKTGRVPGRSRHKASRTFQNGNPVVGVLGGSKSDFPVLEKAAAILEQFGIPYELLVVSAHRTPDRLFEYATTAPGRGIKVIIAGAGGAAHLPGMLAAKTYLPVIGVPIPTENLRGLDSLLSIVQMPKGIPVATVAIGGAENAGILAAQILAGSYPEIAERIKDYRTAQTESVLNSPEAKGKSLGNLGADEASRRP; from the coding sequence ATGACCAAGACGGGACGCGTACCAGGCCGCTCCCGGCACAAGGCTAGCCGAACGTTTCAGAACGGAAATCCGGTTGTCGGGGTGCTGGGAGGGAGCAAATCTGATTTCCCTGTTTTAGAAAAAGCGGCAGCGATCTTGGAACAGTTTGGTATTCCGTATGAACTCTTAGTCGTCTCTGCTCATCGAACACCGGATCGCCTATTTGAGTATGCCACAACAGCTCCCGGTCGTGGAATCAAGGTCATTATCGCAGGCGCCGGTGGAGCGGCTCACCTCCCGGGTATGTTGGCGGCGAAAACTTATCTCCCGGTAATTGGCGTACCCATCCCAACCGAGAATCTACGAGGTCTCGATTCCTTGCTGTCGATTGTCCAGATGCCCAAAGGGATCCCCGTCGCCACTGTCGCAATCGGCGGTGCTGAGAATGCTGGGATTCTAGCGGCGCAAATTCTTGCCGGTAGTTATCCCGAAATTGCTGAACGGATCAAAGACTATCGGACGGCTCAAACGGAGAGCGTGCTCAATTCCCCTGAGGCCAAGGGCAAGAGCCTTGGCAATCTCGGAGCCGATGAGGCGAGTCGGCGGCCGTGA